From the Candidatus Polarisedimenticolia bacterium genome, the window CAAGCCGCATTATGCCGCTCCCGGGGATGGCATCTTTCATTTCTATTTTCCCGAGCAGGGACTGATCGTTCCGGGTGGATTCTACCCGGGGGCGGATTCCCACAGCCGTGCCTACGGCGCGTACGGGGCGGTCGGAATCGGCGTCGGCTCGACCACCTTGGGTTTCGGCTGGGCGACCGGGTACATCTATTTCACCCTGGCGCGGGCCCGCCGGGTGGCCTTCTCCGGAGCCCTGCAGCCGTGGGTGACCGGCAAGGACATCGTCCTCGAGCTCCTGCGCCGCTGGGGCGCGGCCCAGTCGGCCGGCATGTCGGTGGAGTTCGTCGACGCGGGCGGCCAGCTCCCGATGCCGTACCGGAACACCATCGCGAACATGATGGCCGAAGGCGAGGCGCAGAACGGCCTGTTCGCCCGGGACGCGATCACCGACGCGTGGTACCGTGCCCGGAACATTCCGCTGCCGTATCCGCGCCTCGAATCGGGACCGGAGGCGCGCTTCGAGATCGACGAAGCGTTCGATCTCACCGCCGTGCAGCCGATGATCGCCCGGCCCTTCAGCCCGGGCAACGCGCACCCCGCCGAAGCGGTGGCGAGGGAGCGGCTGACGTTCGACAAGGCGCTCATCGGCTCGTGCACCAACGGTTCGTACGACGATCTGCTGAGCGCCGCGCTCGTCATCCGCGCCGCCCGTGAGGCGGGCCAGCGCGCCGTGGCGAAGGGCGTGCGCTTCGTCATCTTCCCCGGCAGCGGCACCGTGCGGGAGCAGATCGAGCGCGTCGATCCGCGGCTCGCGGGAGAATCGATCGCCGAAGTGTTCCGCAGCGTCGGGGGGACGATCCGCCGGTCCTGGTGCGGCCCCTGCTTCGGGCAGGGGGAAGACGCCCTGAAGCCCGGAGAGCGCGCCATCACCTCGTTCAATCGCAACTGGCAGAACCGCATGGGCGTCGGCGGCGAGGGCTTCCTGGCCAGTCCCGCGGTCGTGGCCTCCTCCGCCATGGCGGGCTATATGGCCCCGCCTTCGGAGATCGGATTGCGATGGCACCCGGAGAAGTTCGCCGTGTGATCGGGGGCGCAATGTGCACCGGTCCCGGCGACGCATTCCGCATTCAAGACGACACGTGGCAAACGTGTAGACTCCCGCAATGAGCGGTGGTAGGCTTCGCGGATTCAAGGACACATCCGCGCTGCTGGAAGCGCGGACACATGAGGG encodes:
- a CDS encoding aconitase family protein, producing the protein MSLIQPARLKPGMTIEAAAARAAPPTGGSAAGPRTVRGRALIFWDPKRPGRKLDAIDTDQITPSSDCVSESLDTLDERWKAGAFRYLMPDFRGRVREGANVVIAGDRFAIGSSREMSPAGLKGIAEEAGLDLVILCGVNMGDIFRKNAINLGLHVAQSPEAVEEARDGDEFAFDVETRRITNVTRGTSYEPVPLTAKEEEIRRTGGIIEVGRREFLDSIRRAPRLEFPDERQARTMTIAEQIAWAHRVDRDATVRPGATLRLYADLLPASDGTAPFAIHTFNRISGGHVIDPRQAAIASDHFVFTGKPEDDRQTSISMEFARLHGIGKPHYAAPGDGIFHFYFPEQGLIVPGGFYPGADSHSRAYGAYGAVGIGVGSTTLGFGWATGYIYFTLARARRVAFSGALQPWVTGKDIVLELLRRWGAAQSAGMSVEFVDAGGQLPMPYRNTIANMMAEGEAQNGLFARDAITDAWYRARNIPLPYPRLESGPEARFEIDEAFDLTAVQPMIARPFSPGNAHPAEAVARERLTFDKALIGSCTNGSYDDLLSAALVIRAAREAGQRAVAKGVRFVIFPGSGTVREQIERVDPRLAGESIAEVFRSVGGTIRRSWCGPCFGQGEDALKPGERAITSFNRNWQNRMGVGGEGFLASPAVVASSAMAGYMAPPSEIGLRWHPEKFAV